A region from the Kineothrix sp. IPX-CK genome encodes:
- a CDS encoding HPr family phosphocarrier protein: MIHRKIRLRPDEVKKFVAAASKCDFDIDIAYNRYVVDAKSIVGVLGLDFNQILTVSYSGYDEDFESFMRHFAVAS, from the coding sequence ATGATACATCGTAAAATAAGGTTGAGACCCGACGAAGTGAAAAAGTTTGTGGCAGCGGCATCGAAATGTGACTTTGATATTGATATTGCTTATAATAGATACGTAGTTGACGCGAAATCCATCGTCGGAGTGTTAGGATTGGACTTTAATCAGATTTTGACAGTTTCCTATTCGGGCTATGACGAGGACTTTGAATCGTTTATGAGGCATTTTGCCGTCGCATCTTAA
- a CDS encoding TIGR03915 family putative DNA repair protein encodes MEEKYLICEDSLEGIFTGIYKAYSLKEDHSRLHIQIGEEENLRLFAEYIPIVPDAGTAVRVSRTIQRELGEETYISICRALASMDKQKGEAVYKTVVCGLQMQNGRQVMGNLTNPYVHKVFELNRGTNNEVLHLMGFLRFQELENGILFSKIGPKNNILTFLAPHFADRLSLLNFVIYDDIRGIFVVHPASKDWYLVTNAEIDSEMMENYSREELEYQELFTYFCHKIAIKERKNLNLQRSMLPLRFQEYMVEFRK; translated from the coding sequence ATGGAAGAGAAATATCTAATATGTGAGGATTCCCTGGAGGGCATTTTCACAGGAATCTATAAAGCGTATTCCTTGAAGGAAGATCACAGTCGTCTTCATATACAGATCGGGGAGGAGGAGAACCTGCGCTTATTCGCGGAATATATCCCCATCGTGCCCGACGCCGGAACGGCGGTAAGAGTATCCCGCACCATTCAGAGGGAATTGGGTGAAGAGACGTATATAAGTATATGCCGCGCGCTTGCTTCTATGGACAAGCAGAAGGGAGAGGCTGTATACAAGACCGTTGTGTGCGGCTTGCAAATGCAAAATGGCAGGCAAGTCATGGGCAATCTGACGAATCCCTATGTGCACAAGGTATTTGAACTGAACCGGGGAACCAACAACGAGGTGCTTCATTTGATGGGATTTCTCAGGTTTCAGGAGCTGGAAAACGGCATATTATTTTCTAAGATAGGGCCTAAGAACAATATATTAACCTTTTTAGCTCCTCATTTCGCAGATAGATTGTCTCTTTTAAATTTCGTCATATATGATGATATCAGGGGGATATTTGTCGTTCATCCGGCTTCAAAAGACTGGTATCTCGTTACGAATGCCGAGATCGACAGTGAAATGATGGAGAATTATTCGAGGGAAGAGCTGGAATACCAGGAACTGTTTACGTATTTCTGCCATAAAATAGCGATAAAGGAGAGAAAAAACCTGAATTTACAAAGAAGTATGCTTCCCTTAAGATTCCAAGAATATATGGTAGAATTTAGGAAATAA
- a CDS encoding putative DNA modification/repair radical SAM protein has product MNYKVSEEMSVMEKLGILTDAAKYDVACTSSGVDRKGSGSGMGNTVAGGICHSFSADGRCISLLKILFTNECIYDCKYCINRKSNDVVRTSFTPDEVCELTMGFYKRNYIEGLFLSSGILYNPDFTMELIYQTLYKLRREHRFQGYIHVKAIPGADPFLIQKTGLLADRMSVNLELPTAEGLSRLAPNKHRKNILAPMRQIQNGIKSSKNEIVLYKNAPRFVPAGQSTQLIVGATPENDYQLMTVAENLYEKFELKRVFYSAFVNVNEDKELPALPGGPPLLREHRLYQADWLLRFYGFKAGELLSEARPNFNILLDPKADWALRHLEMFPVEVNRADYQLLLRIPGIGVKSAQRIVMARRSSFLSFPDLKKIGVVLKRALYFITCNGKMMYNTKIEEDYITRNLLTVKEKLPFDKDGITYKQLSLFDDVGFTMQPNIIDTHKAVLGQM; this is encoded by the coding sequence ATGAATTATAAGGTTTCGGAAGAGATGTCCGTAATGGAGAAGCTGGGAATTTTAACGGATGCGGCAAAATATGATGTGGCATGTACCTCCAGCGGTGTGGACAGGAAGGGCAGCGGAAGCGGTATGGGCAATACCGTAGCCGGCGGCATCTGTCATAGCTTCAGCGCAGACGGAAGATGCATTTCCTTATTGAAGATACTTTTTACAAATGAATGTATTTATGACTGCAAATACTGCATTAACAGAAAATCCAACGATGTCGTCAGGACCTCGTTTACGCCGGACGAGGTGTGCGAGCTGACTATGGGCTTTTATAAAAGAAATTATATTGAAGGACTTTTTCTGAGTTCAGGGATCCTGTATAATCCGGATTTTACCATGGAATTGATTTACCAAACACTGTATAAGCTGCGCAGGGAGCATCGATTTCAGGGGTATATTCATGTGAAAGCGATACCCGGCGCAGACCCGTTTCTCATTCAGAAGACGGGGCTGCTGGCTGACAGGATGAGTGTGAATCTGGAGCTGCCTACAGCAGAGGGGCTTAGCCGCCTCGCTCCCAATAAGCATCGGAAGAATATTTTAGCGCCCATGCGCCAGATTCAAAATGGAATTAAATCCAGTAAAAATGAAATCGTTCTATATAAAAATGCACCCCGGTTTGTCCCTGCCGGACAATCTACCCAGCTTATCGTAGGTGCGACGCCGGAAAATGATTATCAGTTGATGACGGTGGCGGAAAATCTTTATGAAAAATTTGAATTAAAAAGAGTATTTTATTCTGCCTTTGTGAATGTGAACGAGGATAAGGAGCTGCCTGCTCTGCCCGGAGGCCCTCCGCTCCTTCGGGAGCACAGGCTGTATCAGGCGGACTGGCTGCTTCGGTTTTATGGGTTTAAGGCAGGAGAGCTTCTGAGCGAGGCGCGGCCGAATTTCAATATACTTCTGGACCCCAAGGCCGATTGGGCGCTGCGTCATTTGGAGATGTTTCCTGTGGAAGTTAATAGGGCGGATTATCAGCTGCTGCTCAGAATACCGGGAATCGGGGTGAAGAGCGCGCAGAGAATCGTGATGGCGAGGCGGAGCAGTTTTCTTAGCTTTCCTGATTTGAAAAAGATAGGAGTGGTGCTTAAGCGGGCGCTCTATTTCATTACATGCAATGGAAAGATGATGTACAACACGAAGATAGAGGAGGACTATATCACGAGAAATCTTCTTACGGTAAAGGAGAAGCTTCCCTTTGACAAGGATGGAATTACCTACAAGCAGCTATCCTTGTTCGATGATGTAGGCTTTACTATGCAGCCGAATATTATCGATACTCATAAAGCAGTGCTGGGGCAGATGTAA
- a CDS encoding GNAT family N-acetyltransferase: MTTRSYDYLPKEASLLREDIFVKEQGFVDEFDDIDDISTHLVLFDGALPIATCRYYFDSGKSAYIMGRIAVAKAYRGKNIGAHILKEAEDQIRLSGGRKIYLSAQVQAAGFYEKQGYVTSGEPYYDEYCLHVLMYKQLEAGNE, translated from the coding sequence ATGACCACAAGAAGCTATGATTATTTACCAAAAGAAGCCTCGCTTCTGCGGGAAGATATATTCGTAAAGGAGCAGGGCTTTGTAGATGAATTCGACGACATCGACGATATTTCCACCCATCTCGTCCTATTTGATGGAGCGCTGCCGATAGCAACCTGCCGCTACTATTTCGATAGCGGGAAATCAGCGTATATCATGGGCCGTATTGCCGTAGCCAAGGCATATAGAGGGAAAAATATCGGTGCACATATCCTGAAGGAAGCCGAAGACCAAATACGCTTATCCGGAGGACGGAAAATATATCTGTCAGCTCAGGTACAGGCGGCAGGCTTTTACGAAAAACAAGGTTACGTGACGTCGGGGGAACCCTATTATGACGAATACTGTCTCCATGTCCTGATGTATAAGCAGTTGGAGGCCGGGAATGAATAA
- the asnA gene encoding aspartate--ammonia ligase — MSKPVIPKNYQSALNLHDTQIGIKTVKDFFQNLLAERLNLLRVSAPLFVTPQSGLNDNLNGVERPVTFGIKEQGDAEAEIVHSLAKWKRSALQKYGFSHGEGLYTDMSAIRRDEETDNIHSIYVDQWDWEKIISKEERNIETLKEIVRTVYKVLRKTEKYLAIRYDYIEEILPHDIFFITTQELENMFPDNTPKEREYYIAKAKGAVCIMQIGDLLESGEKHDGRAPDYDDWALNADIVVYYPVLDIALELSSMGIRVDKEALLSQLEKAGCPERTKLPFQKAIIEEELPYTIGGGIGQSRICMFFLRKAHIGEVQCSLWPDETIAAAKENGLQLL, encoded by the coding sequence ATGAGCAAGCCGGTTATTCCCAAAAACTACCAGTCGGCACTTAATTTGCACGATACTCAGATCGGTATTAAAACTGTCAAGGATTTCTTTCAGAATCTTCTTGCCGAGCGTTTGAACCTGCTGCGTGTATCCGCACCCTTATTTGTCACTCCCCAATCGGGTTTGAACGACAATCTGAACGGCGTAGAACGCCCAGTTACCTTCGGCATTAAAGAGCAAGGAGACGCAGAGGCCGAAATCGTTCATTCCCTCGCCAAGTGGAAGCGCTCGGCGCTTCAAAAATACGGCTTTTCCCATGGAGAAGGCCTCTATACCGATATGAGCGCTATCCGCCGGGATGAAGAGACTGATAATATTCACTCCATTTATGTAGATCAATGGGATTGGGAAAAAATAATTTCCAAAGAAGAGCGTAATATCGAAACCTTGAAGGAGATAGTCCGCACCGTATACAAGGTGCTGCGCAAGACGGAAAAGTATCTGGCAATCAGATACGATTATATAGAAGAGATCCTGCCTCACGACATCTTCTTTATCACAACGCAGGAATTGGAGAACATGTTCCCCGATAACACGCCGAAGGAGAGAGAATATTATATCGCTAAAGCAAAAGGCGCCGTATGTATTATGCAGATCGGGGATCTGCTTGAATCCGGCGAAAAGCACGACGGGCGTGCTCCTGACTACGATGATTGGGCTTTAAATGCGGATATTGTTGTTTATTATCCGGTTCTGGACATCGCACTGGAATTGTCTTCCATGGGGATTCGGGTGGATAAAGAGGCTTTGCTTTCCCAGCTGGAAAAAGCGGGATGCCCGGAACGCACAAAACTTCCTTTTCAGAAGGCGATCATTGAGGAAGAACTTCCGTATACGATCGGCGGTGGTATTGGACAGTCGCGTATCTGTATGTTCTTTTTGCGTAAAGCGCACATTGGGGAGGTACAGTGCTCGCTTTGGCCGGATGAGACGATAGCTGCTGCCAAGGAGAACGGACTGCAGTTACTTTAG
- a CDS encoding helix-turn-helix transcriptional regulator — protein MALNIGEIIITKRKEKSWTQEQLANALGVSAPAVSKWETGATYPDITLLSPIARALNTTIDELLSYQNELSGEEVSELAKRAGSVYETEGFEAGWSFCQKMLKEYPNSIPLKFHLGNLFQSFMFLKPGIGQEEIRSYYRCAADIYEEVLSSICTKYSGIKLRLFQ, from the coding sequence ATGGCATTGAATATTGGAGAGATCATTATAACAAAACGTAAAGAAAAATCCTGGACACAGGAGCAACTCGCGAATGCATTAGGTGTTTCCGCCCCGGCAGTAAGTAAATGGGAAACCGGAGCAACTTACCCTGACATTACATTGCTTTCTCCTATTGCACGCGCTCTAAATACTACGATAGATGAATTACTCTCTTATCAAAACGAGCTCTCCGGCGAAGAGGTCAGTGAATTAGCCAAAAGGGCCGGCAGTGTCTACGAAACCGAGGGATTTGAAGCAGGCTGGTCGTTCTGTCAGAAGATGTTAAAAGAATATCCCAACAGCATCCCGTTAAAGTTTCATCTCGGCAATCTGTTCCAAAGTTTTATGTTTTTAAAACCGGGTATCGGACAGGAGGAAATACGATCGTATTATCGATGCGCCGCTGATATTTACGAAGAAGTATTGTCTAGCATATGCACAAAGTATTCCGGAATTAAGTTACGACTATTCCAATAA
- a CDS encoding accessory gene regulator B family protein: protein MEHMLASKITAWCLKRNEMSETQAIAVTYGIELIFNSLFKVIGLILLGLVFGRAWDVILSIGCFSLLRSCAGGVHMKSSLGCFLSMALVCVLSCVGADYIGYLPVGVMIALTIGIIVVNKLYAPFFTENNPIEDEKIIKKKNIGAVVISVILLVIIWITPIWNVKMLMLIPVTLETLSILPCWHGTKKAVQN from the coding sequence ATGGAGCATATGCTTGCGAGTAAGATTACGGCTTGGTGTTTGAAGCGCAATGAGATGTCGGAGACACAAGCCATAGCGGTTACCTATGGAATAGAATTAATCTTTAATTCTCTGTTCAAAGTAATAGGGCTGATATTGCTCGGGCTCGTTTTCGGTCGTGCATGGGATGTGATCCTATCTATTGGATGTTTTTCTTTGTTGCGTTCCTGTGCAGGGGGAGTGCATATGAAGTCAAGCCTTGGCTGCTTCTTGTCCATGGCGCTCGTGTGCGTCCTTTCCTGTGTGGGAGCGGATTATATCGGTTATCTGCCGGTTGGCGTAATGATAGCCTTAACGATAGGGATTATTGTGGTTAATAAATTGTATGCACCTTTTTTTACTGAAAATAATCCTATTGAAGACGAAAAAATCATTAAGAAAAAGAATATTGGTGCGGTAGTAATCTCTGTAATATTGCTGGTGATTATATGGATCACACCTATTTGGAATGTTAAAATGTTAATGCTTATACCGGTGACACTGGAAACTTTAAGTATACTGCCGTGTTGGCACGGAACAAAAAAAGCAGTGCAGAACTAA
- a CDS encoding LytTR family DNA-binding domain-containing protein has translation MMLPVYICDDDENQLQHFKKLVSNTIMIEDMDASIVCTTSSPYQLLSYLTEHKTPSLYFLDINLNTSMDGFSLAREIRKYDPRGFIVFVTVHSELSYLSFKYKVEAMDYIIKGSKELSSRMRECILKALELYTLPTNTIQKAIALKIDGRIISMKLPDIYCIETSTEAHKIRIYKRNGYTELFYSLKKIEKLLDDSFFQCHKSCIINLSHVKEVNIKNCLVTLENGKICPVATRIVKTLALRLNMNIL, from the coding sequence ATGATGTTACCGGTATACATTTGTGATGACGATGAAAATCAACTGCAGCATTTTAAAAAATTGGTATCCAACACAATCATGATTGAAGATATGGATGCTTCTATCGTCTGCACCACTTCTTCTCCCTATCAGCTTCTTTCCTATTTGACCGAACATAAGACTCCATCTTTATATTTTCTTGACATTAATTTGAATACCTCCATGGACGGTTTCTCCCTCGCCAGAGAAATAAGGAAATACGATCCGCGGGGCTTTATCGTGTTCGTTACTGTTCACAGCGAGCTTTCTTATCTTTCCTTCAAATACAAAGTCGAAGCCATGGATTATATTATAAAAGGCAGCAAGGAGCTTTCCTCCCGCATGCGGGAATGTATTCTCAAAGCCCTGGAACTGTATACGCTTCCTACCAATACCATTCAGAAGGCTATCGCATTAAAAATCGACGGACGCATCATTTCCATGAAACTGCCCGATATCTACTGTATCGAGACCTCCACCGAAGCGCATAAGATTCGGATCTATAAGAGAAACGGATACACCGAGCTTTTCTATTCCCTGAAGAAAATAGAAAAGCTTTTGGATGATTCATTTTTTCAATGCCACAAATCCTGCATCATAAACCTTTCTCACGTAAAAGAAGTAAATATCAAAAATTGTCTGGTGACTCTGGAAAATGGAAAGATATGCCCGGTCGCCACCCGCATTGTAAAGACGCTGGCTCTCCGGCTGAATATGAATATTCTTTGA
- a CDS encoding MATE family efflux transporter — protein sequence MQDKNNIKVTGMGKSNAITEGVIWKQLLLFFFPILFGTFFQQLYNAIDAIIVGRYVGKEALSAVGGSTNTVIQLIVGFFVGLSSGATVIISQYYGAKKQEMVEYAVHTAIAFSVIAGLVMSAAGIITAPAVLQAMNTPEDVLGPSVTFLRIYYLGMVGNLVYNISAGILRAVGDSKRPLYFLIVSCMTNIILDMLFVVGFGMGVAGAALATIISQALSAVLVIMLLVKTTDMHRLYIRNIRLDRRMLARIIRIGFPAGMQSIMYSSSNVIIQAGINSLGTDTVAAWTAYSKIDSIFWMIVSAFGISVTTFVGQNYGAGKRERLRKGVRICMAMTFASTLFISFVLYFWGIYCYRLFTTDAAVIRIGIHMLRYLVPVYFTYVTIEILSGALRGVGDSWIPMLICLIGICALRVAWLMLAVPLRKNIYTIMFSYPLTWVVTTILFIIYYLFFSKIRGRQK from the coding sequence ATGCAAGATAAAAACAATATAAAAGTTACGGGTATGGGAAAAAGTAATGCCATAACGGAAGGAGTAATCTGGAAACAGTTGCTCCTCTTCTTTTTCCCTATTTTGTTCGGCACCTTTTTTCAGCAGTTATATAATGCGATTGATGCCATTATCGTAGGGCGATATGTGGGGAAGGAGGCGCTTTCTGCCGTGGGCGGAAGCACCAATACAGTAATCCAGCTAATCGTAGGCTTCTTCGTAGGTCTATCCAGCGGAGCCACTGTTATCATATCCCAATATTACGGCGCGAAGAAGCAGGAGATGGTGGAATACGCGGTGCATACCGCCATCGCCTTCAGTGTGATCGCCGGTCTTGTCATGTCGGCAGCAGGCATTATCACTGCTCCGGCGGTATTACAAGCTATGAATACTCCGGAGGACGTACTTGGGCCGTCGGTTACCTTTCTTCGGATTTATTATTTAGGAATGGTAGGAAATCTCGTTTACAATATAAGTGCGGGAATACTCAGGGCAGTAGGAGATTCCAAGCGGCCGCTCTACTTTTTGATCGTGAGCTGTATGACCAACATCATTCTTGACATGCTGTTTGTGGTAGGCTTTGGCATGGGAGTGGCAGGGGCGGCGTTAGCGACAATCATTTCCCAGGCGCTCAGCGCGGTATTGGTTATTATGCTGTTAGTAAAGACGACGGATATGCACCGTCTGTACATTCGAAATATCCGTTTGGATAGAAGAATGCTGGCAAGAATCATCAGGATTGGATTCCCCGCAGGAATGCAGTCGATCATGTACAGCTCCTCTAACGTCATTATACAGGCCGGCATTAATTCTCTGGGAACTGATACCGTAGCGGCATGGACAGCTTATAGTAAAATAGACAGCATATTCTGGATGATCGTCAGTGCCTTTGGCATCTCTGTAACTACTTTTGTGGGACAAAACTATGGAGCCGGGAAGAGGGAGCGGTTGAGGAAAGGCGTGCGGATATGCATGGCTATGACCTTTGCCTCCACCCTTTTCATTTCCTTCGTATTGTATTTTTGGGGGATATATTGCTACCGGCTGTTTACCACGGATGCTGCGGTAATCCGCATAGGGATACATATGCTGCGCTACCTCGTGCCGGTCTATTTCACATATGTGACGATTGAGATTCTATCCGGAGCTCTGCGCGGTGTGGGCGACAGTTGGATCCCAATGCTCATATGTCTGATAGGGATATGCGCACTGCGTGTTGCATGGCTTATGCTGGCGGTGCCGCTTCGAAAGAATATTTATACGATCATGTTCAGCTACCCGCTCACATGGGTGGTTACGACGATTCTGTTCATTATATATTATTTGTTTTTCAGTAAAATCAGAGGGCGTCAAAAATAA
- a CDS encoding glycoside hydrolase family 5 protein yields the protein MDFVKIKNNKFYFRDKEISFGGLGIGSWLNMEHFMLGIPTPEKQIIEAFEEVFGVERSDSFFDDFICSFVKEEDFQFLKETGVNIIRVPFNYHLFFDDKNPKVLKERGFCYFDRLLAFCRKYEIFLLPDLHAVPGGQNPDWHSDNQTGIPQFWHFEAFQDQIVELWKEIAGYYAEETWILGYDILNEPFLIPGEDGRLQKFYDRVTAAVREADKNHIIFLEGDYFAMDFSAMKELKDEQTAITFHFYPTVWEADLCDPDYPREKRRSVFEDRLVTMIAGMQKFGRPLLCGEAGYDIAGHGLAHVMEMVEDTLDLFKKHDISYTLWCYKDAGFMGLVYPQEDSLWMRFAREMRVKWTHYGEMEMGKELVEIMCGHFPGEVEEKIKYHLQFRQRALLYTLQKEQLLKPQLMSCGWEQISGMPESFAMENCTFYEEYRELLRKYMRG from the coding sequence ATGGATTTTGTGAAGATTAAAAATAATAAATTTTATTTTAGGGACAAGGAAATTTCCTTTGGCGGGCTGGGTATTGGAAGCTGGCTGAACATGGAGCATTTCATGCTTGGAATACCAACGCCCGAAAAGCAGATAATAGAAGCCTTTGAGGAAGTATTCGGGGTAGAACGAAGCGATAGTTTTTTCGATGATTTTATTTGTTCCTTTGTAAAGGAGGAGGACTTTCAATTTTTAAAAGAGACCGGTGTAAATATTATCAGGGTTCCTTTTAACTATCATCTTTTTTTTGACGATAAAAATCCTAAGGTTTTGAAGGAGAGAGGATTTTGCTATTTTGACAGATTACTTGCATTTTGTCGAAAATACGAAATTTTTCTGCTTCCCGACCTTCATGCTGTGCCGGGAGGTCAGAATCCCGACTGGCACAGCGATAACCAGACCGGTATACCGCAATTCTGGCATTTCGAGGCATTTCAGGATCAGATCGTAGAGCTCTGGAAAGAAATCGCCGGATATTATGCGGAGGAAACTTGGATACTCGGCTACGATATTCTCAATGAACCCTTCCTTATACCGGGAGAGGACGGAAGGCTTCAGAAGTTCTATGACAGGGTAACGGCAGCCGTCCGTGAAGCTGATAAAAATCATATCATTTTCCTTGAAGGAGATTATTTTGCCATGGATTTCTCCGCGATGAAGGAGTTAAAAGATGAACAGACAGCTATAACTTTTCATTTTTATCCGACAGTATGGGAAGCAGATTTGTGCGACCCCGATTATCCGAGAGAGAAGAGGCGAAGTGTATTCGAGGACCGGCTCGTCACTATGATAGCGGGCATGCAGAAATTTGGGAGACCTCTGCTGTGCGGCGAGGCTGGATATGATATTGCAGGTCATGGACTTGCCCATGTGATGGAGATGGTGGAAGATACACTGGATTTGTTTAAAAAGCACGATATTTCCTATACTCTATGGTGCTACAAGGATGCGGGATTCATGGGACTTGTGTATCCGCAGGAGGATTCCTTATGGATGAGATTCGCAAGGGAAATGCGCGTAAAATGGACCCATTACGGAGAAATGGAGATGGGAAAAGAACTGGTGGAAATAATGTGCGGGCATTTTCCGGGCGAGGTGGAAGAAAAGATAAAATATCATCTTCAGTTCAGGCAGCGGGCGCTGCTGTATACTCTGCAGAAAGAACAGTTATTGAAGCCTCAGCTTATGTCCTGCGGATGGGAACAGATATCAGGGATGCCTGAATCTTTTGCAATGGAAAACTGTACATTCTATGAAGAATACAGGGAGTTATTAAGGAAATATATGAGAGGATAA
- a CDS encoding beta-galactosidase gives MELYQKMNKILYGGDYNPEQWPEEIRREDMELLKKAGIDIVTLNVFNWSLLQPEEEVYDFTVLDEVVELVSEAGLQICMATGTAAHPAWMARKYPDILRTNFQGVKRKFGGRHNSCPNSPTFQRLSPELAGRVAQRYKDRKNILLWHVGNEYEGACYCENCEKAFRLWLKEKYHTLERLNKEWNTRFWGHIFYDWEEIVAPNLLSEHFEETRSMNQPITLDYMRFNSDSMLANYRAESDSIRRFIPDAVVTTNFMGAYKPLDYRKWAPYLDIVSWDSYPPAGAEPACCAMNHDLMRGLKNGQSFLLMEQTPSVCNWLTDNRVKRPGVMRLLSYQAVAHGADSVMFFQIRRSVAGCEKFHGAVIDHAGSSNTRVFLECSRLGGELKALGDSFTGGRTFAKTALIFDWDTWWALECSAGPSARLKYLEEFYLYYKAFYELQVPVDIIGMGGDFSRYELIAAPLFYMIKDGAAERLEEFAAEGKTAVFSYLSGYVNENDTITSGGYPGKLRKLAGIWVEEIDSLPEKSSNSFCYKGKEYPAQLICDLMHSEGAEVLASYESDFYAGMPVLTRSTYGKGSVYYIGTRSSEKFYKELFLEICKERNICAADGADVERGRERAEKNVEMAAREKDGSQYLFLLNHGEHETEVYIKAGGTELLSGESKPPESVWRLEAKGVRIILAEEQKHRRE, from the coding sequence ATGGAGCTTTATCAAAAAATGAACAAGATCCTCTACGGAGGTGATTACAACCCGGAGCAATGGCCGGAGGAGATACGCAGGGAGGATATGGAGCTGCTTAAGAAAGCAGGGATTGATATCGTCACCTTGAACGTATTCAATTGGTCGTTATTGCAGCCGGAGGAAGAGGTTTATGACTTTACGGTGTTAGATGAGGTCGTAGAACTGGTAAGCGAGGCGGGACTGCAGATATGTATGGCTACGGGTACCGCTGCGCATCCGGCATGGATGGCCAGGAAATATCCGGATATTTTGCGGACGAATTTTCAGGGGGTGAAGAGAAAGTTTGGCGGAAGGCATAATTCCTGCCCTAACAGCCCGACGTTTCAACGGCTTTCTCCTGAGCTTGCCGGAAGGGTCGCACAGCGTTACAAGGATAGGAAAAATATTCTCCTATGGCATGTGGGTAATGAATATGAAGGTGCATGTTACTGTGAAAACTGCGAGAAAGCATTCCGTCTATGGCTGAAAGAAAAATACCATACGCTGGAAAGGCTGAATAAAGAATGGAACACCCGTTTCTGGGGCCATATATTTTATGATTGGGAGGAGATTGTGGCTCCCAATCTTTTGAGCGAGCATTTCGAGGAAACGAGAAGCATGAACCAGCCTATTACCTTAGATTACATGAGGTTTAATTCGGATAGTATGCTGGCAAACTACCGGGCGGAGTCGGATAGTATTCGACGCTTTATTCCCGATGCGGTGGTTACGACGAATTTCATGGGTGCTTATAAGCCGCTTGATTACCGTAAATGGGCTCCTTATCTGGATATCGTTTCGTGGGACAGCTATCCCCCTGCGGGAGCTGAACCGGCCTGCTGTGCAATGAATCATGATCTGATGCGTGGACTGAAGAATGGACAGTCCTTCCTGCTGATGGAACAGACTCCCAGCGTGTGTAACTGGCTCACGGACAATCGGGTGAAAAGGCCGGGTGTCATGCGGCTTCTAAGCTATCAGGCAGTGGCCCATGGAGCCGACAGCGTAATGTTTTTCCAAATAAGGCGTTCTGTAGCAGGCTGTGAGAAATTCCATGGGGCGGTCATCGATCATGCGGGAAGCAGCAATACGCGAGTTTTTCTTGAATGCAGCCGGCTCGGCGGGGAACTGAAAGCCTTGGGGGACAGTTTTACAGGCGGCAGAACCTTTGCCAAAACGGCTTTGATTTTCGACTGGGATACGTGGTGGGCGTTAGAATGCTCCGCAGGACCAAGTGCGAGACTGAAATATTTGGAGGAATTTTACCTGTATTATAAAGCCTTCTATGAACTTCAGGTGCCGGTAGACATTATCGGAATGGGAGGGGACTTTTCAAGGTATGAGCTTATAGCCGCACCGCTGTTCTATATGATTAAGGATGGAGCGGCAGAAAGGCTTGAAGAATTTGCCGCGGAAGGAAAGACGGCAGTTTTTAGCTACCTGAGCGGCTATGTGAATGAAAACGATACGATTACATCAGGCGGTTATCCGGGAAAGCTTCGCAAGCTTGCAGGTATATGGGTGGAAGAAATCGATTCCCTGCCGGAGAAAAGCAGTAATTCCTTTTGTTATAAAGGAAAGGAATATCCGGCCCAGCTCATCTGTGATTTAATGCACAGCGAGGGGGCCGAGGTACTTGCATCCTACGAGTCTGACTTCTACGCAGGAATGCCGGTGCTTACGCGCAGTACCTATGGAAAAGGAAGTGTATATTATATCGGAACCCGGTCGTCGGAGAAATTTTATAAAGAGCTTTTCTTAGAAATTTGTAAAGAAAGAAATATCTGTGCGGCGGATGGAGCCGATGTGGAAAGAGGCAGAGAACGGGCTGAAAAGAACGTGGAAATGGCAGCGAGAGAGAAGGACGGCAGCCAATATCTGTTCCTGCTGAATCACGGGGAGCATGAGACGGAGGTTTACATAAAGGCTGGAGGAACAGAACTTTTGTCGGGAGAAAGTAAGCCGCCGGAAAGCGTTTGGCGGCTGGAGGCGAAGGGAGTACGAATTATTTTGGCAGAAGAACAAAAGCATAGGAGGGAATAG